GGTTTTATTCAGTGCATTTAGCATTTAAAATCAATaattgaaataacatttattgcaACCTCTGTTAGTTTAATAAAAGGTTCTGAACAATATTTCTCTCTTTGTTAAAGTTACATTGTTatgtaaattactgtaaattCATAAGTATTATGGTGCCATTGTAATATGTAGGAaggatttaattgttttttaacagTTAATTTGTACATCGTGTCGTGAGacgtgtccacacacacacacacacacacacacacacacacacacacacacacacacacacacacacacacacacacacacacacacacacacgtccatcCTTTTGTCTACACAGGAACTGATGCAACAAGAGCGCTCCGTTGCAAGCCCCGCCCTCGTTGATATACTGCGCTGATTGGTTTAACGCCACAGCATTTCGTCTCTCATTGGTCGGTTCGCGCGTCACTCAGAGTCCGTCCCGCTGCACATGTAGTGAAGGAAGCCACGTTGACAtcaattagtgttttttttttttacacagtttgaTCAACTAAAACACCGAACCGGTTCTTCCGTTCCCCGTGAATCTCGGCGGAGGTGAGAAAATGTTCCGTTTCTTGAGATGATGAAATACTTAGACAATCTTGATAATGATGTGTCAGGCTGCAGCATTATACTAACAATAACATTTATAGACTGCATGTCTCTGTGTATGATAACAGAATTACTGTAGCTGATGTCCAGTGAAACTAGACACATTCTGCAAATGTTCTGATGACGTTCTGATGTCGCAATGTAGCAAATAACACGAGTGTGCTCGATGCTACAATGTAACAAGTTTAAGCGCGCGGTTGATGTTGCACACaagttgcattgttttttttttttattctcttccaGTTGTGTTGCGACACAGTATTACGTCAGTGTCAAAGGTCatggttttgattttaaaatgaattgtgaATGTGATGTTTTGTCAGGTGTGTGGTCTTCATCAGGATGAGTGTGGGCTTCATCGGAGCGGGTCAGCTGGCACATGCCCTGGTCAAGGGCTTCACAGCAGCGGGTCAGAACTGGGTCATCATGACCTTCTCTAATCAACTGTAGTCTCACGACTCCTCTGTAATGTGTTCACATACACTACTGGCCGGAAAAGCttgaagaagtctcttctgctcagcaaggctgcatttatttgatcaaaaacgctgtagaaaattgtgaaatattaatacaatctaAAACAGCAGTGTTCTATGtaaatatctgttaaactgtaatttatttctgtgatcaaacctGGATTTCTGAAGACCATGTGacaatggagtaatgatgcttaaaatacaactttgcttcacagaaataaattacagtttaacagagattcacacagaaatcaGCTGTTTTagattgcattaatatttcacaatttttacagtatttttgattaaataaacccagccttggtgagcagaagagcgtATGTTTTGACGAGTGTATGTTGTATTTCTGAGGATATAAACCACACAATTAAAGTGACAGTGTATTAATTCCACGACTTGTACTTGATCCTCATTGGTCTGTTTTTCAGGTGTGATCACTGCCAACAGAATCACAGCAAGTTCACCAGACACAGATCTGCAGACAGTCTCCGGCCTGCGGGTGTGTGAACCTGaacctttgtgtgtgtgagagagagagagagagtgtgtgtgctttTCTAATAAGAAGTGTTTCTTCTCTTCCTTGATGCGTTCTCAGAAAATGGGCGTCAATTTCACTACGAGCAACAAGGAAGCGGCGCACAAGAGTGACGTTCTGTTCCTGGCCGTCAAACCACACATCATCCCGTTCGTTCTGGATGAGATCGGTCCAGATATCGAGGAGCGTCATCTGATCGTGTCCTGCGCCGCTGGAGTCACCATCAGCTCCATCGAGAAGGTGATTAACCTGTCCACCAGTGAAGATGAAGTCCCTCACATCATCAGAGAtcaggaggagtttgtttcttcatcagatgcaATGCTGTATTTCTCCAaacctgaagaagaaacaaacgaGTGATTGACTGTCATCAACATCTCATTAATTATGCTGAAGCTCGTCTCCCTCCGgttatctgtttttctcttttatcAAACACATGAGCGTTTCTTCCTCTGTATTGTTCTTGGCTCGTTCAGCTTCTGTTTTGATCGTCTCTTATTTTCTACTTCTGACTAAATGCAGTTTCTTCATCGCTTCGATTATTTTGCGTGGACGTCTGAGGATTCTGGAAGTAGAAATCACATATTTTTTCCATCGAGGTTTTAAACAAtaacatttacactttacattttacaCGTAAAGTGTACGTTTgaatttgtttcattatttatcatttattttttgtttaatttagaagtttttgtttatttttcatgttttcactttaattttagttgaaattatttatgaataaatttgacattatattttcccttttttctaacattaattttttttttttagcatttcactacacaattatattttttatatatttttttattttatttatagtttagttttgtatttcaaggtttcactttaattttacttcaaattaattactaatacattttttattacccccccccccttaaaatttttttcattaaacattttttttcaatttattttttcatacattttttaaaataagtgtatatataattttatacctAAATcagtttatttcagctagttgttaAGGCAGCATTTCTCATGCAGTGTTTTAAGATCGAGATGCAATTTTTGGGTAATATTCTGAATTGGGTTTTATTTTTTCTGCTTTCATAATAAGTTTGagtcattttgttgttgtttttttgtcatttttttaatcagttttttattttatacatttttaatttttataaatagtcATGAATGCAGATGaataatcgtgtgtgtgtgtgtgtgtgtgtgtgcagaagctGCTCCAGTACCGCGCGGCTCCTAAAGTGATGCGGTGTATGACGAACACGCCGGTGGTGGTGCGCGAGGGGGCCACGGTTTACGCCACAGGAAGTCACGCCGAGGTGGAGGACGGGAAGCTCCTGGAGCAGCTGATGGCCAGCGTGGGCTTCTGCACCGAGGTGGAGGAGGATCTGATCGATGCCGTGACGGGTCTCAGCGGCAGCGGACCTGCTTACGTGAGCTCAGCTTCACACACACCGAAGGAAGAGATGCAGTACTGCACTGAGTTAATGTGGAGACACTATTGCTCACACGTTTATAAgaatgtctcttctgctcagcaaggctgcatttatttgatctaaaacatgttaaaaatacagaaatattattctgatttaaaacatctgttttctgtgtgaatctgtgttaaagtgtaatttatttctgtgatgctccgctgtattttcagcatcattcctccagtcttcagtgtcacatgatcttcagaaatcagaataatgtgatgatttactgctcaagaaacattaattattattatcagtgttgtgctgcacaatatttttatgataatctacTGTTTAAAAAGTTTGGAGTccattcttttaatttaattaatacttttattcatcaaggctgcattaaatttattaaaagtgtcagtaaatacattcataatgttacaaatgatttctatttcaaatcaaagctgttcttttgaacttcctgttcatctgtgaatcctgaaaaataaaatgcatcacagtttccacaaaaataaatatgataataatcagaaatgtttcttgagcagtaaatcatcatattattctgatttctgaagatcatgtgacactgaagactggaggaatgatgctgaaaatacagcggagcatcacagaaatacattacactttaacacagattcacacagaaaacagatgatttacattagaataatatttcacaattttgaacataatttagatcaaataaatgcagccttgctgtgcagaaaagacaaaaaagattTTCACTGGTAGTTTAACATTTCAtggatgtattaaaaaaatattaatcttaaatGACTTGTGTCATTAATATGAGCTGGTGTTAAAAACGAGCGAACTGTAGCCGTGTGTTCAGAGATGAAGTGAAGCTCTTGTGTTCGTCAGGCGTTCACGGCTCTGGATGCTCTGGCTGACGGCGGGGTGAAGATGGGGTTGCCACGGCGACTGGCGGTCAGACTGGGAGCTCAAGCTTTATTGGTACTTCAGGTCACATGACTCGTGCATGATGCAAACATTACACACATGCTGCATTTATTACTGGGGATGCAACGATATATTCAAACTGAAGCTGAAGTTCCTTCTAAAGAAAAGCTTGAATTACTGACAGCTAGAGGTTTAAACACAGTCCAGACTCCAAACATCTCTCTCAAGTCTAGACATTGTGATTTCTCAGGTCTCCTTTAGACTTCAGCTACAAGTCAATTCACTCACTTTACTCTGACTTCAGGTTTCTGAGTTAAGAACATGGGTTCCTAATTCTCAAAGTGCACTAGATAGAAGAATTGAACTTTTAGATATCGCCTGGTGTGCTTCATACGGTCATGTCTTTATTCTGTGGTAGGGAGCAGCTAAGATGCTTCTGGACTCGGAGCAGCACCCGGGACAGCTGAAGGACAACGTCTGCTCACCAGGGGGCGCTACCATCCACGCCCTGCACTTCCTGGAGAGCGGAGGCTTCCGGAGTCTCCTCATCAACGCTGTGGAGGCGTCCTGCATCCGGACCAGGTGACCACAGACGCTCGCCCTAAACACATCACCATAACACATTCAGGGATATCAAATAATAGTTGTTTTTTATCTTCGATTTGAGTTTAATGTTTGTATTCCCCAAGATACGTTATTTCTTTGTTGGCATAAATCCACTGTAAACGCTTCCGGATACAGACATAACCTGGGTCTTTATTAAAGAAGACATGCAAGACgtgaaaaatatacaaaagtgAGGTTTACAGTAAAGATGTTGATGATgtatacagtttattttaatataaaatatgtagcACTCTAAAATTGCTATTAAATCAAATTCATATGTCTAACCAAGTTATGTTGCAAATCAGAAGTTATCACAGAAATTGTGGTTCCTgtgagattttgttttttttacactatatatCAAACATAACCACTGGGATGCACCCAAACTGAACTATTCTGATGCAGGTTTCTGTCACAAATCAATTAATTTCTGACACAACAttacatatgtatttgtgtgtgtgtgttttcatatttgaatatataccCCTAAAAGTGTGACCTAAACCTGAGATACAAACATTTAGAGACAGATTACAAAAATGTAAgcattgataacatttaattgtaaACCTAATAATCTAATGCTGAACAACAGCTGATGGACTTATGGATCAAGCGTGTTTGATAATGAGTTTTGAGGAGATAGTGAGTGAAATAAGTGTTCAATTACTTTAGATAATTTACCTTTAGGGGTACGGCAGTctgtaaagcttaaaaaaaaaaaaaaaaaaacaattagtcaAATTTTAGCAACAATTACATTTCTAGAGCCTTATGAAATCCATTTTAATCAAAAAAAGCATCATGTTTAATgcattgaaaatattaaatgtatagtttaacagttttaaaaattttagggccctatgaaaaatctaatatttagattttgaaaaatctaatatttggttaatataaaatattaaccaaattcaatttatttttttaattctttaaatttTTAACAACTGAAAAGCATGTAAAATCAATAGAATTTTGTAAAACTTTACCAGTTGTTTAATGCTTTTTACAATAACAGGGCcctatgaaattttttatttttattttttcagaaattcagttttaatatttattaattaatataaatgtactaGAAATGGCAGTAATCAAATTTATTCATAAAACTTTAGCggtgtaattaatattttaacatctaATAAAAattcaacagtttattttatttcaaagtgcaccacaacagaggttattattattattattattattatttgagaagTACATTCTTCTGtgcaatagtaatatatttatattataagttATAAAGTGTATTTTGGTTGGTTTTAGTAAAGACCTTTGATTTAAAGTATGGTCAgataaacacaaactttaaatgaaatgcaaagTGTGTATATTAGTACTTTAGAATAGAATAGTAACATCTTCTCTCAATTGAATGATATGCAACTTTTAATGCTAAGTAAGGTGTAAAGACGCCCTTTGTGGGTTCTCCCCTGTTGTTATTCGCTCACTCCTCCTGTGTTTCTCTCAGAGAGCTGCAGTTTCTGGCCGATCAGGAGAAGATCTCGCCCGCCGCCATCAAGAAGACGACGCTGGATAAAGTGCTGCAGCAGCCGGGCGTCTCGTCCACATCAGTCGCCACCAAGAGCAGAGTCAACCTGTTCAACAACAGGACTGGGGTcaagaagtgaacacacacacacaggacaataCAAGAGCTGTGCcgtccatccacacacacacacattcagactgAAATGCATTATGGGTCTCCTGTTACTCTGGTACAGTATTACACCGGGAAACACAAGgcataaatattattaacattaactaTGTGCACCTTCATATCTATAAAGTCCATGACAATTCAAAGGGAATAATGTAAAAGGTTTCTGTAGTATTAAAATAGACAC
This genomic interval from Carassius auratus strain Wakin unplaced genomic scaffold, ASM336829v1 scaf_tig00051388, whole genome shotgun sequence contains the following:
- the LOC113089886 gene encoding pyrroline-5-carboxylate reductase 2-like, yielding MSVGFIGAGQLAHALVKGFTAAGVITANRITASSPDTDLQTVSGLRKMGVNFTTSNKEAAHKSDVLFLAVKPHIIPFVLDEIGPDIEERHLIVSCAAGVTISSIEKKLLQYRAAPKVMRCMTNTPVVVREGATVYATGSHAEVEDGKLLEQLMASVGFCTEVEEDLIDAVTGLSGSGPAYAFTALDALADGGVKMGLPRRLAVRLGAQALLGAAKMLLDSEQHPGQLKDNVCSPGGATIHALHFLESGGFRSLLINAVEASCIRTRELQFLADQEKISPAAIKKTTLDKVLQQPGVSSTSVATKSRVNLFNNRTGVKK